From Triticum aestivum cultivar Chinese Spring chromosome 4A, IWGSC CS RefSeq v2.1, whole genome shotgun sequence, a single genomic window includes:
- the LOC123082546 gene encoding uncharacterized protein: MVCNLIKRDIILKNRLPFPTYGKLKIRSPHSIRYESGPCVHAPPCTPVSGRVFNSLVNLETPKFDMGLSQLEPGDNTTVCNQVTRVTANLSAQFDMAAETTVVPDTPDQPQQAPQSDFPDPTPTSISPHSLLQETSAIRISIHEECGLPKVQPKTRRRIIGVPSDMLLDIPKRVIKPSRMVKSPFLCKQYQCVRLDVQAQEDLFTYTNSISAADQLRKIWLHISDPVPRFLKLQQIQEALAFDAEMQDDAFNVAVQALFEDEVHRFGGTDFLGWRHFLNQDFAMHATAGGADWNPEDHVYLFNDIHIPYDVSKSRLIYIPLHQPFHFSVYAFDMENEKIQIMDPLRDTSKGGQDIEARHSKTKNHIAKALQDCMVISFPDWKRNISSWQHEFPTNIPATANRIDTAFHVLHIMRNWDAKCLVNPVSSDSRDLRKVFLANLLSFTSNEAILPESVNYYIKALRRN; this comes from the exons ATGGTCTGTAACCTGATCAAACGGGATATAATTCTGAAAAATCGACTTCCTTTTCCGACATATGGTAAACTAAAG ATACGCAGTCCTCACAGCATACGCTACGAGTCAGGACCATGTGTGCACGCGCCCCCTTGTACTCCTGTTTCTGGTAGAGTGTTCAACTCCCTCGTTAACTTGGAGACACCAAAATTTGACATGGGATTGAGTCAACTTGAGCCTGGTGACAACACCACAGTGTGTAACCAAGTCACCCGAGTCACTGCAAACTTATCGGCACAGTTTGACATGGCAGCTGAGACAACCGTAGTGCCAGATACACCAGATCAACCTCAACAAGCTCCACAATCAG ATTTTCCTGACCCTACTCCTACTTCCATATCGCCTCATTCTTTACTGCAAGAGACGAGTGCAATAAGGATTTCTATCCATGAGGAATGCGGTCTCCCGAAAGTACAACCCAAAACAAGGAGGAGAATCATTGGGGTACCATCTGATATGCTTCTAGACATACCAAAACGAGTAATAAAACCAAGCAGAATGGTGAAGTCCCCATTTCTTTGCAAACAGTACCAATGTGTCAGGCTTGATGTCCAGGCACAAGAAGATTTATTCACATATACAAACTCAATTTCTGCTGCCGACCAACTGAG AAAAATTTGGCTACACATATCTGATCCAGTCCCAAGGTTCCTAAAATTGCAACAGATACAAGAAGCCCTCGCATTTGACGCTGAAATGCAAGATGATGCATTCAATGTTGCTGTCCAAGCACTATTCGAGGATGAGGTGCACAGATTCGGGGGAACAGATTTCCTAGGCTGGAGGCACTTCTTGAATCAAGATTTCGCG ATGCACGCAACCGCTGGTGGCGCAGACTGGAACCCCGAGGATCATGTCTACTTATTCAACGACATTCACATACCATACGACGTCTCAAAAAGCCGTCTG ATATATATCCCTCTCCACCAACCGTTTCATTTCTCAGTCTACGCATTTGATATGGAGAACGAGAAGATTCAGATCATGGACCCCTTAAGAGATACAAGCAAAGGAGGGCAGGACATTGAAGCTAGGCACTCTAAGACGAAAAATCATATTGCGAAAGCATTGCAGGATTGCATGGTCATCTCTTTTCCGGACTGGAAACGCAATATTTCTAGCTGGCAGCATGAGTTCCCAACAAATATTCCAGCAACTGCTAACAG GATTGATACTGCTTTCCACGTTCTGCATATCATGAGAAATTGGGATGCAAAATGCTTAGTCAATCCAGTCTCTAGT GACTCTCGAGATTTGCGGAAGGTCTTCCTTGCCAACCTCCTGTCATTCACAAGTAATGAGGCCATACTCCCAGAAAGTGTCAACTACTACATCAAAGCACTCAGGAGGAACTGA
- the LOC123087451 gene encoding uncharacterized protein, with protein MEYVAVARSLTPMSRRTRHAHRLQLVADPPLQAPPPPPLPPPLQPTTAGIGIGNGVHVQQQQHSQRRMDLEQGPTTAGIGNGNHNGVQVQQQQSQRRMDLEQEVAELKQQLSNEQMVHHILERALHAPTNSSTSARSVLLNIPAFIPAKAKQLLAELVLVEEEIVRLESQIHTMKGSLNLSQQQRASVAMASNTCSYPPSVHTDNGNGNPPSIYTNNSSGNGRVSNGGAATRTTAHSAPASARHGNNNVNGGATPTTGNGTPTHTAPTLVRQASGQVAPEIKSMFFISQAMNAEYLQRHLAATATDDKPAKSPREQARGSSGSAAVSPKLNGNIFGLPPRNSLEKQSERAPQKPPRVSQEASPPALAPAKRDEQSKAQLPNKLSERIVKCLAVIFIRLLRSSRVAEMEKSGNLARSGNLQGSFRIDAVLNVAAAKEKDQRGKQDHYGIFAVPDSVVRDIGPYKNLVRFTSSAFDLRGFSSSTLLTKLREMLEALQQVDLRFLTHQQKLAFWLNIYNTCIMHGILQHGLPSNSEKLLALKNKATINVSGQKFNALVIENFVLRQPSSVKEEFWKCDVDVEEQQVRGLYGLNSSEPNILFAMCCGTRSSPALRIYKADRVMMDLEKAKLDYLQASLVVTSTRRLMIPGLIHSNMHDFAKNMESLLRWICDQLPTSWSLRKSMVDCLRGHQGHLKVEDVVEVIQYDYEFQYLLPM; from the exons ATGGAGTACGTGGCGGTGGCGCGGTCTCTGACTCCGATGAGCCGCAGGACTCGCCATGCTCACcgcctccagctcgtcgccgatcCTCCTCtgcaggctcctcctcctcctcctcttcctcctccg TTGCAGCCAACGACGGCGGGCATCGGCATCGGCAACGGCGTACATGTGCAGCAACAACAACACAGCCAGAGGCGCATGGATCTTGAGCAAGGG CCAACGACGGCAGGCATCGGCAACGGAAACCACAACGGCGTGCAGGTGCAGCAACAACAGAGCCAGAGGCGCATGGATCTTGAGCAAGAG GTGGCGGAGCTGAAGCAGCAGCTGAGCAACGAGCAGATGGTGCACCACATCCTCGAGCGCGCCCTGCACGCCCCGACAAATTCATCAACCTCGGCGCGCTCCGTGCTCCTCAACATCCCGGCATTCATCCCGGCCAAGGCCAAACAGCTGCTCGCCGAGCTCGTGCTCGTCGAGGAGGAGATCGTGCGCCTCGAGTCGCAGATCCATACCATGAAGGGAAGCCTGAACCTCTCGCAGCAACAACGAGCATCGGTTGCAATGGCCTCCAACACGTGCTCGTACCCGCCAAGTGTCCACACCGACAACGGCAATGGCAACCCGCCAAGCATCTACACTAACAATAGCAGTGGCAATGGTCGAGTCAGCAATGGAGGAGCAGCTACACGCACCACGGCGCACTCGGCTCCGGCATCGGCTCGTCATGGCAACAACAATGTCAACGGAGGAGCTACGCCTACGACAGGTAACGGCACGCCAACGCACACAGCGCCGACGTTGGTTCGTCAAGCCTCGGGTCAGGTGGCGCCGGAGATAAAGTCCATGTTCTTCATCAGCCAGGCCATGAACGCCGAGTACCtccagcgccacctcgccgccaCGGCCACCGACGACAAGCCGGCCAAGAGCCCCAGAGAGCAGGCGAGAGGCTCCTCTGGATCCGCCGCCGTCAGCCCGAAGCTCAACGGTAACATCTTTGGCCTCCCGCCAAGAAACTCCCTTGAAAAG CAATCGGAGCGAGCACCCCAAAAACCTCCGAGAGTCTCCCAAGAAGCATCGCCTCCGGCACTGGCGCCGGCGAAGAGGGACGAGCAGAGCAAGGCCCAGCTGCCGAACAAGCTGTCGGAGCGGATCGTGAAGTGCCTGGCGGTGATCTTCATCAGGCTGCTCCGGTCGTCGCGGGTGGCGGAGATGGAGAAGTCCGGCAACCTAGCCAGGTCCGGGAACCTGCAGGGGAGCTTCCGGATCGACGCGGTTCTGAACGTGGCGGCGGCCAAGGAGAAGGATCAGAGGGGGAAGCAGGACCACTACGGCATCTTCGCGGTGCCGGACTCGGTGGTCCGGGACATCGGCCCCTACAAGAACCTCGTCAGGTTCACGTCGAGTGCTTTCGATCTCAGAGGGTTCTCCAGCTCCACTCTCCTCACCAAGCTGAG GGAGATGTTGGAGGCCTTGCAGCAGGTGGATTTGAGGTTTCTGACGCACCAGCAGAAGCTAGCGTTTTGGCTCAACATTTACAACACATGCATCATGCAC GGAATCCTGCAGCATGGTTTGCCCTCAAACTCTGAAAAGTTGCTGGCACTGAAGAACAAG GCAACCATCAATGTTTCAGGGCAGAAGTTCAATGCTCTGGTGATTGAAAATTTCGTCTTGAGGCAGCCATCCAGTGTGAAAGAA GAATTCTGGAAGTGCGATGTCGATGTCGAAGAGCAGCAGGTGAGGGGTCTCTATGGATTGAACAGTTCGGAGCCAAACATTCTGTTCGCGATGTGCTGCGGCACCAGATCTTCGCCAGCA CTGAGGATATACAAGGCGGACCGCGTGATGATGGATCTGGAGAAGGCGAAGCTGGACTACCTGCAAGCATCGCTGGTGGTGACCTCGACGAGGAGGCTGATGATCCCGGGCCTGATACACTCCAACATGCACGACTTCGCCAAGAACATGGAGTCGCTGCTCCGGTGGATCTGCGACCAGCTCCCCACATCTTGGTCGCTCAGGAAATCCATGGTGGACTGCCTCAGGGGACACCAGGGCCACCTCAAGGTTGAAGACGTCGTGGAGGTGATCCAATATGATTATGAGTTTCAGTACCTGTTGCCCATGTGA